A genomic region of Mugil cephalus isolate CIBA_MC_2020 chromosome 5, CIBA_Mcephalus_1.1, whole genome shotgun sequence contains the following coding sequences:
- the LOC125007665 gene encoding zinc finger protein 227-like — MSTNMPPGSLNLESQLLSIMDVLVKAAVSEITQLFSESSTSIRLHLTQSLKENEALRMRMKVMRSELFSLRLQTRTNRPASRFSPVRANITKPRPRAQVLPKPPVAQKTVVETSSITLQSENNSSSATQVQCADVESPDVILIKDEDDIGGCGPDVGKDDFGNHSMQGGVATGTQSLEPAVSSCSAGGNEELRIVSVHGRGEGPLQEESDTLFSASELQAFSSLSDHNVAHDSLLNFTAGTNDRAQMRAMQDNGVGLARNNSLERNQSALNPVLKSPVVGGGDGQMGHPSHINVFPHGVNKSLDCSFCGKRFLNREDLIVHRASHTGESPVTCSLCCKSFVNKTTLSIHMRIHTGEKPYACPQCGKRFTQNGSLKIHLRTHSGEKPYTCNQCTASFNNPSNLRRHMITHTNGTL; from the exons ATGTCCACAAACATGCCTCCGGGCAGCCTGAATCTGGAGTCGCAGCTTTTGTCCATCATGGACGTGCTGGTGAAAGCGGCCGTGTCGGAAATCACGCAGCTCTTCTCGGAGAGCTCGACGTCTATCCGCCTGCATCTAACCCAGAGCCTGAAGGAAAACGAAGccctgaggatgaggatgaaggtGATGAGGAGCGAGCTCTTCTCCCTTCGCCTACAGACCAGGACAAACCGACCGGCCAGCCGCTTTTCTCCTGTCAGAGCAAATATCACCAAACCACGACCCAGAGCACAAG TTCTGCCTAAGCCGCCAGTTGCTCAAAAGACTGTTGTGGAAACCTCATCAATCACTCTGCAGTCAGAAAACAACTCCTCCTCTGCCACTCAAGTGCAG TGTGCAGatgtggagagtccagatgtCATTCTGATCAAAGATGAAGATGATATTGGAGGATGTGGGCCGGATGTTG gTAAGGATGACTTTGGAAACCACAGTATGCAGGGTGGCGTCGCCACAGGGACCCAGAGTTTAGAGCCAGCTGTTTCCTCCTGCTCTGCGGGCGGTAACGAGGAACTGAGAATCGTGAGCGTTCACGGCCGGGGAGAAGGGCCCCTGCAGGAGGAGAGCGACACCCTCTTCTCTGCGTCTGAACTCCAGGCTTTTAGCTCTCTGTCGGACCACAACGTCGCCCACGACAGTCTCCTGAACTTCACCGCCGGTACGAACGACAGAGCACAGATGAGAGCGATGCAGGATAATGGTGTGGGACTGGCGAGAAACAACTCGCTTGAAAGAAACCAGTCTGCATTGAATCCTGTGTTAAAATCACCGGTAGTGGGAGGAGGTGACGGTCAAATGGGGCACCCCAGCCACATCAACGTCTTCCCTCACGGCGTCAACAAATCCCTGGACTGCAGCTTCTGTGGCAAGCGCTTCCTGAACCGCGAAGACCTGATCGTGCACCGCGCAAGCCACACCGGGGAGTCGCCGGTCACTTGCTCCCTGTGCTGCAAGTCCTTCGTCAACAAGACCACACTGAGCATCCACATGCGCATTCACACCGGGGAGAAGCCGTACGCCTGCCCGCAGTGCGGCAAGCGCTTCACGCAGAACGGCAGCCTGAAGATCCACCTGAGGACTCACTCCGGAGAGAAGCCGTACACCTGCAATCAGTGCACCGCCAGCTTCAACAACCCCAGCAACCTGCGCAGGCACATGATCACGCACACGAACGGGACGCTCTGA